Proteins from a single region of Hordeum vulgare subsp. vulgare chromosome 6H, MorexV3_pseudomolecules_assembly, whole genome shotgun sequence:
- the LOC123404699 gene encoding U-box domain-containing protein 33-like, whose translation MEHRRWGTSGSGSRYSFRTSVSSLADIGGEIVEADQAGGELEASRAAADRVFVAVPGEVKHGKSALQWALQNVAKDGAQVVVAHVHRPAQMIPMMGAKMHYTRLDPEQVKDYRKQELEKASERLDEYVVLCTILKVSCEKIIIEKDDVAKGLEELIALHGITKLVMGAAADKHYSKKMKRPKSKTALRLMEAEASPCMIWFTCKGQLICTREANTTVPVIPASPASTVASTLSASSMSSHRRSITIHQSESEAPSSNGSPQQNLNRSRTEVMRHHSRGAGGTPPQVFEPLELNVNARPTRTPLSSMDSWEEFGRRSQGSWYNLSRNDEVISVSESATQHPMHESDDEHFSSPFPELETPGADAEMYGRLEEALRETQESKKEVFEESTKRRKAELDLLSALQKAKELEKLYHHETRQRKTIEETLVRQTQELEEMKIQCDTIYHQLCDAEEQKAMLEQRITEMESALREIEEKLDTSKYLLDALQADKEELQQERDAAITTAEELRQKGEQRTSMAAEALSTEFSAFELEQATRSFDEALKIGEGGFGCVYKGSLRSTTVAIKLLHPKSLQGQSEFNQEVAVLGRVRHPNLVALIGSCRETFGLVYEFLPNGSLDDRLVCANGTPPLTWQVRTRIIYEMCSALTFLHSNKPHPVVHGDLKPANILLDANLVSKLGDFGVCRLLTQSSTSTATTLYRTSTPKGTFAYMDPEFLSTGELTPRSDVYSLGIIILQLLTGRRPQKIAEAVEDAVEKRELHTVLDPSAGAWPFVQANQLTHLGLRCAEMSRRRRPDLAREVWTVVEPLMKAASLTARRPTFAASSEASPDEASTPSYFVCPIFQEMMSDPHIAADGFTYEAEAIRGWLDSGHDTSPMTNLKLEHRELTPNRGLRSVILEWQQQHRQRYHEDWR comes from the exons ATGGAGCACAGGCGGTGGGGCACGTCGGGGAGCGGGTCGCGGTACAGCTTCAGGACGTCGGTGAGCAGCCTCGCGGACATCGGCGGCGAGATTGTGGAGGCGGACCAGGCCGGCGGCGAGCTGGAGGCGAGCCGGGCCGCCGCGGACAGGGTGTTCGTGGCCGTCCCCGGAGAGGTCAAGCACGGGAAGAGCGCCCTGCAGTGGGCGCTGCAGAACGTGGCCAAGGACGGCGCGCAGGTCGTGGTGGCTCACGTCCACCGCCCCGCGCAGATGATCCCCATGA TGGGAGCAAAAATGCATTACACCAGGCTGGATCCAGAACAGGTCAAGGACTACAGAAAGCAGGAGCTAGAGAAGGCATCGGAAAGACTGGATGAATATGTTGTGCTATGCACAATACTAAAG GTCAGCTGTGAGAAGATAATAATTGAGAAAGATGATGTTGCTAAAGGACTTGAGGAGCTTATTGCCCTTCATGGCATCACCAAACTTGTCATGGGAGCAGCTGCTGACAAACATTACTCAAA gaaaatgaaaagaccCAAGTCCAAGACAGCACTCAGACTAATGGAGGCAGAAGCCTCACCATGTATGATATGGTTCACTTGTAAAGGACAACTGATATGTACCAG GGAAGCAAACACAACCGTTCCTGTGATACCAGCATCACCTGCATCCACGGTTGCATCAACATTATCAGCGAGCAGCATGTCTAGCCACAGGAGATCAATTACGATCCACCAGTCAGAGAGTGAAGCACCAAGCTCAAACGGAAGTCCACAGCAAAATCTGAACAGATCGAGAACAGAAGTGATGCGGCATCACTCTCGAGGAGCTGGTGGTACACCACCTCAGGTATTTGAACCTTTGGAACTCAATGTGAATGCCAGGCCAACAAGAACACCATTGAGTTCTATGGATTCCTGGGAGGAATTTGGGAGGAGATCACAAGGCTCCTGGTACAATCTATCAAGGAATGATGAAGTAATCAGTGTCTCCGAATCAGCAACGCAGCATCCAATGCATGAGTCTGATGATGAGCACTTTTCGTCTCCTTTTCCTGAGCTC GAGACTCCAGGTGCTGATGCGGAAATGTACGGTAGACTTGAGGAGGCTCTCCGCGAAACTCAAGAATcgaagaaagaggtgtttgaagAATCAACCAAGCGCCGAAAAGCCGAACTTGATCTGCTTTCAGCTCTTCAAAAG GCCAAGGAGTTGGAGAAATTGTATCACCATGAGACAAGACAGAGAAAAACAATTGAGGAGACACTCGTGCGACAGACGCAGGAGCTCGAAGAAATGAAAATTCAGTGTGACACGATATACCACCAACTATGTGATGCAGAAGAGCAGAAGGCCATGTTGGAGCAGCGCATAACCGAGATGGAGTCTGCTCTTAGAGAGATCGAAGAGAAGCTGGACACAAGCAAGTACCTTCTCGACGCGCTCCAAGCAGACAAAGAGGAGCTGCAGCAAGAGAGAGATGCCGCGATAACCACAGCAGAAGAGTTGCGCCAGAAGGGCGAGCAGAGAACTTCCATGGCCGCTGAAGCGTTAAGCACCGAGTTCTCCGCCTTTGAGCTCGAACAGGCAACTCGGAGCTTCGACGAAGCGCTCAAGATCGGCGAGGGCGGGTTCGGGTGTGTCTACAAAGGCTCACTCCGCAGCACAACCGTGGCTATAAAATTGTTGCACCCGAAAAGCTTGCAGGGCCAGTCAGAATTCAACCAAGAG GTCGCTGTCCTCGGCAGAGTAAGGCACCCGAACCTCGTCGCGCTGATCGGGTCGTGCCGGGAGACGTTCGGCCTGGTGTACGAGTTCCTCCCGAACGGCAGCCTCGATGACCGGCTCGTGTGCGCGAACGGCACGCCGCCGTTGACATGGCAGGTGCGCACCAGGATCATCTACGAGATGTGCTCGGCGCTGACGTTCCTGCACTCGAACAAGCCGCACCCGGTGGTCCACGGCGACCTGAAGCCGGCCAACATCCTCCTGGACGCCAACCTGGTGAGCAAGCTGGGGGACTTCGGCGTCTGCCGCCTCCTGACGCAGTCCAGCACCTCCACCGCCACCACTCTGTACCGGACGAGCACGCCCAAGGGGACCTTCGCGTACATGGACCCGGAGTTCCTGTCCACGGGCGAGCTGACGCCGCGCTCCGACGTCTACTCCTTGGGCATCATCATCCTGCAGCTCCTGACGGGCAGGCGGCCCCAGAAGATCGCCGAGGCGGTGGAGGACGCGGTGGAGAAGCGGGAGCTGCACACCGTGCTCGACCCCTCCGCGGGGGCCTGGCCGTTCGTGCAGGCCAACCAGCTCACGCACCTCGGCCTGCGGTGCGCCGAGATGAGCAGGAGGCGCCGCCCGGACCTCGCCCGGGAGGTGTGGACGGTGGTCGAGCCCCTGATGAAGGCCGCCTCGCTGACCGCCAGGCGGCCGACGTTCGCCGCTTCATCGGAGGCTTCGCCGGACGAGGCTTCCACGCCGTCCTACTTCGTCTGCCCGATCTTCCAG GAGATGATGAGTGATCCGCACATCGCGGCGGACGGGTTCACCTACGAGGCAGAGGCGATCAGAGGGTGGCTGGACAGCGGGCACGACACGTCGCCGATGACGAACCTCAAGCTCGAGCACCGCGAGCTcaccccgaacagggggctccgcTCGGTGATCCTCGAGTGGCAACAACAGCATCGGCAGCGGTACCATGAGGACTGGAGATGA